The window ATTTCACAGTGAGGCCTGACGAAAGTTCTGACATTGGCTGGAGAGACCTCACCAAAAGTAAATGGCGGTTGGCGAAGGGCGATGAACAATTGGATTTTACTTACTCATCATCTGATGTTCCATATCATGTTTCTGATGAGTGTCTCTCAGAGCTAGCAGTTTGCAGTTACAAAGCAAGAAGACTATCAAAGACCATCTTGAGGTCAGCTGTCCGCTCTGTCTACGAGCCCAACGAATACCCGTCTAGTATGCAAAGGCTTTATCAATGGACTCCAGATGAATGCATCCCAGAGTTCTATAGCGATCCTTGGATTTTTGTCTCTCTTCATTCTGAAATGAGTAATTTGGCTTTGCCTTCCTGGGTGACCTCTTCAGAGGAATTCATTTGTCTTCACAGGGATGCCTTAGAGAGTGACCGAGTTTCACAACAACTGCATCATTGGATTGATATAACCTTTGGCTATAAACTTGCTGGGGAGGCATCTGTTGAAGCTAAGAATGTCATGTTGCCTCCCAGTGATCCATCAAGGCCTAAATCAATTGGGCGAAGGCAACTTTTTACAAAGCCACATCCTAAGCGTCTTATTAGCACACCTCACTCAGCCTACCACAATAAAGTGGAATCTTGTGCAAGATGCCAAGGAAAAGGAAGTAACTCAACTACTGATGTATTATTAGATGAATGTAATCCCCCAAATATGTTTTCACAAGTTGACTATTTGGAAGAGTTTGAACAAGCAACATTATTTATGGAGCTTCAACATCATCTGAATCCAATATACAGTTACTCTAACACTGCTGCTTGTTGCTTGTCAGTCAAATATCCCAAGAGCCAATTTTCAGATCAGGAGGTATTGCAACCTAATAGTGTATTATCAGTGGTGCCTGATTTTGATTTTGGCTCCTATCTTGAATGCTTTGAGTCTGATGATAGTTCTTCTATTGGTTATCAAGAGCTGTTGCGCTGGAAGCAAAGGTCTTGTTCTGTTATTGAGCATCATGCAAATGATATATTTTCAATAGGATGCATGTTAGCAGAAATCTATCTGCACAGACCACTTTTTGATGCTTCCTTGCTAGCTGCATATAAAGAAACTGGTATGCTGCCAGGAGCACTCCATGAATTGCCTGTTCATGTCGGTTTGCTTGTTGAGTCATGCATCCAAAGGCAATGGAAAAGGTAACTTAAATAATTACGTCTGATGTTTATATTTGTAATTTAATACCCTGCCACATTGGTGATGTTTTTCTTAAATTACAAGCAGAAACTGTTGAATGCTTTTGATTTTGTGATCTCTTGCAGGAGGCCGTGTTCAAAGCATCTTCTGGAGTCACCATATTTTCCTCCATCAGTTCGATCCGCATATATGTTTCTGGCTCCACTTCAACTTCTGTGTACATCTGGAGACCGCCTgaagtatgttactaagcttgcaaGTGAAGGGACACTCAAAGCCATGGGAGAATTTGCTGCTGAAGTGTGTGCACCTTACTGCCTACCTTTTGTTTCATCATCTCGGTCGGATGTTGACACCGAGTCTTGCTTGCGTCTGCTTAAAGAGTTTTTGAAGTGCTTGAGTGTCAAAGCAGCTAAGAAACTTATTCTGCCCATCATTCAGAAAATCTTACAGGCCGGTTAAGACACATCAGTGGGGAAATTTCTCTTATA of the Triticum dicoccoides isolate Atlit2015 ecotype Zavitan unplaced genomic scaffold, WEW_v2.0 scaffold111707, whole genome shotgun sequence genome contains:
- the LOC119342989 gene encoding protein GFS12-like — encoded protein: CAHEDCSSRSIFASFNLPSSLDWSSHFKRWWTGELSNYEYLIVLNKLAGRRWGDPAFHPVMPWVIDFTVRPDESSDIGWRDLTKSKWRLAKGDEQLDFTYSSSDVPYHVSDECLSELAVCSYKARRLSKTILRSAVRSVYEPNEYPSSMQRLYQWTPDECIPEFYSDPWIFVSLHSEMSNLALPSWVTSSEEFICLHRDALESDRVSQQLHHWIDITFGYKLAGEASVEAKNVMLPPSDPSRPKSIGRRQLFTKPHPKRLISTPHSAYHNKVESCARCQGKGSNSTTDVLLDECNPPNMFSQVDYLEEFEQATLFMELQHHLNPIYSYSNTAACCLSVKYPKSQFSDQEVLQPNSVLSVVPDFDFGSYLECFESDDSSSIGYQELLRWKQRSCSVIEHHANDIFSIGCMLAEIYLHRPLFDASLLAAYKETGMLPGALHELPVHVGLLVESCIQRQWKRRPCSKHLLESPYFPPSVRSAYMFLAPLQLLCTSGDRLKYVTKLASEGTLKAMGEFAAEVCAPYCLPFVSSSRSDVDTESCLRLLKEFLKCLSVKAAKKLILPIIQKILQAPEYSHLKVSLLQDSFVRELWKKLGKRTYIEKVHPLVIAN